The Montipora capricornis isolate CH-2021 chromosome 3, ASM3666992v2, whole genome shotgun sequence genome window below encodes:
- the LOC138041726 gene encoding uncharacterized protein encodes MVSFDVVSLFTVIPVDKACDYIRKKLEDDLSLHSRTNLDIEDIISLLNFVLSNNFFVYNDTIYKQIHGCAMGSPVSPVVANLCMEEIEKTAINTTTVSPKFWKRYVDDSFCIIKSDAVASFHDSLNSIDQHISFTIEHESNGQLPFLDTLISRDNGKLLVDIYRKPTHTDRYLDFHSHHDRKHKISTAETLLHRALNLPNTQVGKTRETARVCAALHSNGYPKKIAADIIRKKTRPPPPTPTPEELVGMFFKWAEPTNRRNFAVLPYIKGITEPLTRILKEHDIQVTSRPVKTLQQHFPIPKFRPAEDDQCNVIYKIPCASCPWSYIGETKRSFTTRRKEHMRNLRHCTKGSNVVTHAWTFNHDIDFNNSKIIDKANNRSRKTLESWHTVKTVGADNNSCPLPRQYHILLKKH; translated from the coding sequence ATGGTTTCCTTTGATGTGGTGTCTCTATTCACCGTCATCCCTGTCGACAAAGCTTGCGATTATATCAGGAAGAAATTAGAGGATGATTTGTCTCTCCATTCCAGAACCAACCTAGACATCGAGGACATAATTTCCTTATTGAATTTTGTGCTGTCCAATAACTTCTTCGTTTACAATGACACCATCTACAAACAAATCCACGGTTGTGCTATGGGTAGCCCCGTCAGCCCTGTAGTAGCCAACCTATGCATggaagaaatcgaaaaaacagCAATCAACACGACTACTGTCTCGCCGAAATTTTGGAAGCGGTATGTAGACGACAGTTTCTGCATTATTAAGAGTGACGCTGTTGCCTCCTTCCACGATTCATTGAACTCAATCGATCAGCATATTTCTTTCACCATCGAACACGAGTCCAACGGCCAACTACCCTTTCTTGACACCCTCATTTCGCGCGATAACGGAAAACTTTTGGTCGACATCTACCGCAAACCCACGCATACGGATAGATATCTTGACTTCCATTCACACCATGACAGGAAACATAAAATCAGCACCGCTGAGACACTCCTGCATCGAGCTTTGAATCTCCCCAACACACAAGTTGGAAAGACCCGTGAAACTGCTCGTGTTTGCGCCGCTTTACACTCCAACGGCTATCCCAAAAAAATCGCTGCTGATATtataagaaagaaaacgagGCCTCCACCACCTACACCTACTCCAGAAGAGTTGGTTGGTATGTTCTTTAAATGGGCTGAGCCAACAAACCGACGCAACTTTGCAGTCCTTCCCTACATCAAAGGCATCACGGAACCTCTCACAAGAATCCTCAAGGAACACGACATTCAAGTCACTAGCAGACCAGTTAAAACTTTACAGCAGCATTTCCCTATCCCTAAGTTTCGACCTGCCGAAGACGACCAGTGCAATgtcatctataaaattccatgcgcatcttgcccgtggagctacattggcgaaactaaaAGATCCTTTACTACTAGGAGAAAGGAACATATGAGGAACTTAAGGCATTGTACTAAAGGCTCAAATGTCGTGACACACGCGTGGActtttaatcatgatattgactttaacaattctaaaatcattgacaaagcgaacaaccggagtagaaagacattggagtcatggcacacggTAAAAACTGTTGGGGCAGACAATAATTCGTGCCCGctcccaagacaatatcacattctcttaaagaaacactaa